GAGATCGGCCGCATCCCGGTCGACTCCATCTACTCGCCGGTTCTGAAGGTCACGTACAAGGTCGAGGCCACGCGTGTCGAGCAGCGCACCGACTTCGACAAGCTGATCGTCGACGTCGAGACCAAGCAGGCGATGCGTCCGCGTGACGCCATGGCCTCCGCGGGCAAGACCCTGGTCGAGCTGTTCGGTCTCGCGCGCGAGCTGAACATCGACGCCGAGGGCATCGACATGGGTCCGTCCCCGACGGACGCCGCGCTCGCCGCCGACCTGGCGCTGCCGATCGAGGAGCTGGAGCTCACCGTTCGGTCGTACAACTGCCTCAAGCGCGAGGGCATCCACTCCGTGGGTGAGCTCGTCGCCCGCTCCGAGGCCGACCTGCTCGACATCCGCAACTTCGGTGCGAAGTCGATCGACGAGGTCAAGGCGAAGCTGGCCGGCATGGGCCTGGCCCTCAAGGACAGCCCGCCCGGATTCGACCCGACCGCCGCCGCGGACGCCTTCGGCGCGGACGACGACGCGGACGCCGGGTTCGTCGAGACCGAGCAGTACTGACAGCTCGGTCCGGACGGTCCGTTTTCGGGTGCGGGTGCGCCGCGGCTTGCCGCGAGTTTCCCGCACCCCCTCCGGGCGGGCACCCCTTCGGGGCCCGTCCGGATCTCCGACAGACAACCGTCTGCTCGGATACTGA
This Streptomyces misionensis DNA region includes the following protein-coding sequences:
- a CDS encoding DNA-directed RNA polymerase subunit alpha, translated to MLIAQRPSLTEEVVDEFRSRFVIEPLEPGFGYTLGNSLRRTLLSSIPGAAVTSIRIDGVLHEFTTVPGVKEDVTDLILNIKQLVVSSEHDEPVVMYLRKQGPGLVTAADIAPPAGVEVHNPDLVLATLNGKGKLEMELTVERGRGYVSAVQNKQVGQEIGRIPVDSIYSPVLKVTYKVEATRVEQRTDFDKLIVDVETKQAMRPRDAMASAGKTLVELFGLARELNIDAEGIDMGPSPTDAALAADLALPIEELELTVRSYNCLKREGIHSVGELVARSEADLLDIRNFGAKSIDEVKAKLAGMGLALKDSPPGFDPTAAADAFGADDDADAGFVETEQY